The following proteins are co-located in the Clostridia bacterium genome:
- a CDS encoding NADH-quinone oxidoreductase subunit I, whose translation MYGQGILKGLGITIRHFFGKAITQQYPDERPILPDRFHGFFTLDVSKCNACGNCERACPNHVIEVVSERDEANKRHTTAYIMHSAYCLFCGLCVEACNRDALHFTQEYELATSDRKQLKVDLVRRAVSGAADQ comes from the coding sequence ATGTACGGACAGGGTATACTAAAAGGATTGGGCATCACCATTAGGCACTTTTTTGGCAAGGCCATAACTCAACAATACCCCGACGAGCGTCCAATACTGCCGGATCGATTTCATGGTTTTTTTACCCTAGATGTTTCTAAATGCAACGCTTGTGGGAACTGCGAGCGCGCATGCCCCAACCACGTTATTGAGGTTGTCAGCGAGCGGGATGAAGCCAATAAGCGGCACACTACCGCCTACATCATGCATTCGGCTTACTGCCTTTTTTGTGGTCTGTGCGTGGAAGCTTGTAATCGGGACGCGTTGCATTTTACCCAGGAGTATGAGTTGGCTACGTCGGACCGCAAGCAACTCAAGGTGGACTTAGTCAGACGGGCAGTTTCCGGGGCTGCTGATCAGTAA
- a CDS encoding NADH-quinone oxidoreductase subunit D — MDVDQAKELYTQEIEINVGPQHPSTHGVYRGIFTMDGEYVEKVENVIGYLHRGLEKIAESRTYTQFIPYTDRLDYLSPMLNNLGYVQTVEKLGGIEVPERAEYIRVIMAELQRIASHLVFVGSFALDLSSTTGWMYCFRDRERILDLFEMTCGSRVTNSYMRIGGVADDLPEEFIPAAKRLVEDLPRCFDEYDGLLTGNEIFQARCRNVGVVDAKTAIEYGFTGPNLRASGIQFDLRKAAPYGIYDRFDFEVPIGTKGDTFDRFVVRIQEMRQSVRIIRQALEALPEGPIQAKVPRSLKLPPGEVYHQIEGSKGILGFYLVSDGSDKPYRLHIHGPSFVNLGLFPLMAKGGTIQDAVAAFASIDIVLGEVDR; from the coding sequence GTGGATGTCGACCAAGCGAAAGAACTTTATACCCAAGAGATCGAAATCAACGTAGGCCCCCAGCACCCTAGTACCCACGGAGTTTATCGGGGTATTTTTACCATGGATGGCGAATATGTGGAGAAGGTCGAGAACGTAATTGGGTATCTCCATCGTGGTTTAGAGAAAATCGCTGAAAGCCGAACCTATACGCAATTCATTCCCTATACTGACCGTTTGGACTATCTATCTCCCATGCTAAACAACCTGGGCTATGTACAGACCGTAGAAAAGCTAGGCGGTATTGAGGTGCCAGAACGAGCTGAATATATTCGAGTAATTATGGCGGAGCTACAGCGGATAGCCAGCCATCTGGTATTCGTTGGTAGTTTTGCTCTTGACCTCTCAAGTACAACTGGTTGGATGTACTGCTTCAGAGATAGGGAACGCATCCTGGATTTGTTTGAGATGACCTGCGGATCTCGGGTTACCAATAGTTATATGCGCATTGGCGGGGTTGCAGATGATCTTCCTGAAGAATTTATACCGGCAGCCAAAAGATTGGTAGAGGACCTCCCTCGATGTTTCGATGAGTATGATGGTCTCCTAACCGGGAATGAAATCTTCCAGGCTCGCTGCCGCAATGTGGGAGTTGTAGACGCTAAAACAGCCATTGAATATGGCTTTACCGGGCCCAATCTCCGGGCTTCGGGGATTCAATTTGATCTCAGAAAGGCAGCCCCATATGGAATATATGACCGATTTGATTTTGAGGTCCCCATAGGAACCAAGGGCGATACCTTCGATCGGTTTGTGGTCCGTATACAAGAAATGCGGCAGAGCGTGCGTATAATTCGGCAGGCATTGGAGGCCCTGCCGGAGGGACCGATTCAAGCTAAGGTACCGAGGTCGCTAAAACTTCCGCCCGGGGAAGTCTATCACCAGATTGAGGGATCTAAAGGGATACTCGGATTCTATCTGGTAAGCGATGGTTCGGACAAGCCTTACCGTTTGCACATACATGGACCTTCGTTTGTGAATCTAGGACTATTTCCTCTGATGGCCAAAGGTGGCACTATACAGGATGCGGTGGCCGCTTTTGCTTCGATAGATATCGTGTTGGGGGAAGTGGACCGTTAA
- a CDS encoding NADH-quinone oxidoreductase subunit J: MVAPWVFWLLAIVTLAAALGVVTQRNIVYSAYWLILSFVAVAVLYMALEADLLAVIQILIYAGAVSILIVFAIMLTRRGDLRNSNPFNKYKLTGMVITAAFFGVLALALVKTPWAYVLSPVTSAVGPVAEAMMTKYVVPFEVAALLLLVGMVGAILMARGVDNRQ; the protein is encoded by the coding sequence TTGGTAGCTCCATGGGTATTTTGGCTTTTGGCCATAGTTACGTTGGCTGCAGCTTTGGGGGTAGTGACTCAAAGAAACATCGTCTACAGCGCATATTGGTTGATCTTGAGCTTTGTGGCCGTAGCAGTGCTGTACATGGCCTTGGAAGCTGATTTGTTAGCGGTTATCCAGATTCTAATTTATGCGGGCGCGGTCTCTATCCTGATCGTTTTTGCCATTATGCTGACACGAAGGGGAGACCTAAGGAATAGCAATCCTTTTAATAAATATAAGCTCACAGGAATGGTGATAACCGCGGCTTTTTTCGGCGTCCTAGCCTTAGCCCTTGTCAAGACACCCTGGGCGTATGTGCTGTCGCCAGTGACAAGTGCAGTGGGGCCAGTAGCTGAAGCGATGATGACCAAGTATGTGGTTCCGTTTGAAGTGGCGGCCCTACTTTTGTTGGTAGGTATGGTGGGAGCTATATTGATGGCGCGAGGGGTGGATAATCGTCAATGA
- the nuoL gene encoding NADH-quinone oxidoreductase subunit L, which produces MIEHAWVIPLFPAIAFVIIALVTRPMKLLSALLAIAAMFGSFVVSLGVAIDAFKLGVSLEKPLEIAVNWLGFPGFKVEAGLLIDPLTIVMLLVVTTVALLVEIYSVGYMHGDPGFSTFFSYISLFASSMLGLVVANNYFMIYFFWELVGLCSYLLIGFYFHKTSASQASKKAFIVNRVGDFGFLLGFLVLFLMFGTFNFRELAAAIPSQANTGILTVAALLVLLGPLAKSAQFPLHVWLPDAMEGPTPVSALIHAATMVAAGVYLLARGYVLFASSHVAITTIAYIGGFTALFAACIALVQRDCKRVLAYSTISQLGYMVMAMGVGSLTAGMFHLTTHAFFKALLFLCAGSIIHALDEQDIFKMGGLYKYMKVTAWTMIIGSLALSGIPPLAGFWSKDEILLSAFSHGYYGLYAIGTLVAFMTAFYMFRLIFLVFFGPERFVGHPHESPAVMTVPLVILAVFSVLSGFIGAPFVEHGFASYIYFQEAEHASVNYGVMAVSTLVALMGILLAWLVYHKQVISHEALARRFAGLHTLLYRGFYIDELYHWIFAKVVLGIGAAFNWHDRHVVDGIFDGIGDLTKVSGGKLRLTETGQLQNYALVIFAACVIIALWIAWPALGGIQ; this is translated from the coding sequence GTGATTGAGCATGCATGGGTAATACCTTTGTTTCCGGCCATTGCTTTTGTGATCATTGCCCTAGTTACCCGCCCGATGAAACTTTTAAGCGCTTTGCTGGCTATAGCGGCCATGTTTGGCTCTTTTGTCGTGTCCCTAGGTGTAGCAATCGATGCTTTTAAACTAGGGGTTAGCCTGGAAAAGCCGCTAGAAATCGCTGTGAATTGGCTTGGGTTTCCGGGGTTCAAGGTTGAAGCTGGCCTTCTAATCGACCCTTTGACCATAGTCATGCTTCTGGTAGTTACGACGGTGGCCCTTTTGGTGGAAATCTACTCCGTAGGTTACATGCACGGGGACCCGGGATTCTCCACGTTCTTTAGCTATATCTCCCTATTTGCTAGCTCCATGTTGGGATTGGTAGTTGCCAATAACTACTTTATGATTTATTTCTTCTGGGAATTAGTAGGTTTGTGCTCTTACCTGTTGATTGGGTTTTACTTTCACAAGACCTCGGCTTCTCAAGCTAGCAAGAAGGCGTTCATTGTTAATCGTGTAGGGGATTTTGGGTTTCTACTAGGTTTCCTAGTGCTGTTTCTAATGTTTGGCACTTTTAATTTCCGCGAGTTGGCGGCAGCGATACCCAGTCAGGCTAACACTGGGATCCTTACAGTAGCTGCGCTTTTGGTTTTACTTGGTCCGCTGGCCAAGTCGGCTCAGTTCCCCTTGCATGTATGGCTGCCTGATGCCATGGAGGGTCCAACTCCGGTCAGCGCCCTCATCCACGCCGCCACTATGGTGGCCGCTGGTGTTTACCTATTGGCGCGGGGCTATGTGCTCTTTGCCAGTTCCCATGTGGCCATAACTACTATCGCTTACATTGGCGGTTTCACGGCCCTTTTTGCCGCCTGCATTGCCCTGGTGCAGCGCGATTGCAAGCGAGTTCTGGCCTACTCGACTATAAGCCAGCTCGGGTACATGGTTATGGCTATGGGAGTAGGTAGCCTGACGGCTGGGATGTTTCACCTGACTACTCACGCCTTCTTTAAGGCTCTTCTCTTCTTGTGTGCTGGTAGTATCATTCATGCCTTAGACGAACAAGACATCTTTAAGATGGGCGGCCTTTATAAATACATGAAGGTTACCGCCTGGACTATGATTATAGGGTCCTTAGCACTGAGCGGGATTCCGCCCTTGGCTGGCTTTTGGAGCAAAGATGAAATTCTTTTGAGTGCCTTCAGCCATGGATACTATGGATTATATGCCATTGGCACCTTAGTAGCCTTTATGACTGCCTTTTATATGTTCAGGTTGATCTTCTTAGTCTTTTTTGGACCAGAAAGGTTTGTTGGTCATCCCCATGAATCACCGGCGGTGATGACGGTACCGCTAGTGATATTGGCGGTCTTTTCAGTGCTATCGGGGTTCATTGGCGCTCCATTCGTGGAACATGGCTTTGCTTCCTATATATATTTCCAGGAAGCCGAGCATGCATCTGTCAACTACGGGGTGATGGCTGTTTCTACGTTGGTAGCGCTAATGGGGATCTTGCTAGCTTGGTTGGTTTATCATAAGCAGGTAATCTCCCATGAAGCACTGGCCCGGCGGTTTGCGGGGTTACACACTTTGCTGTATCGAGGATTTTACATCGATGAGCTTTACCATTGGATTTTTGCTAAAGTGGTGCTGGGTATCGGAGCTGCCTTCAACTGGCATGATCGCCACGTGGTGGACGGAATATTTGACGGCATTGGCGACCTTACCAAGGTATCGGGTGGAAAGCTGCGGCTAACCGAAACCGGGCAACTTCAGAATTACGCCTTGGTGATATTTGCCGCCTGCGTCATCATTGCTTTATGGATCGCCTGGCCAGCATTAGGAGGGATACAATGA
- the nuoK gene encoding NADH-quinone oxidoreductase subunit NuoK, with translation MGLEHYLVLAAALFCIGLYGAVAKRNAVAVLMGIELMLNAVNINLVALNRFLRPSDFTGHVFAIFVIVVAAVEVAVGLAIVINIYRNRLSSNVDDFDWLKW, from the coding sequence ATTGGATTAGAGCACTATTTGGTGTTGGCAGCCGCTCTTTTTTGCATCGGCCTCTATGGGGCGGTAGCCAAGCGCAACGCGGTGGCTGTACTCATGGGCATTGAACTGATGCTTAATGCGGTAAACATCAATCTGGTAGCACTAAACCGTTTCCTTAGGCCTAGTGACTTCACTGGTCATGTCTTTGCTATCTTTGTAATCGTAGTGGCAGCAGTAGAGGTAGCAGTTGGATTGGCTATCGTAATTAATATTTATCGCAATCGGCTCAGCAGCAATGTGGACGATTTTGATTGGTTGAAATGGTAG
- a CDS encoding NADH-quinone oxidoreductase subunit C has product MLDYDSLLEKLTARFGPRVQIMADAKDMLTITAQPEVLLDLMKELKAKFPLLADLTGADYQGELEVIYHLMAIPGADKLRVKVRIPEARAELPSVVSVWPAAEVQEREVYDLLGIKFIGHPHLVRILCPDDFVGHALRKDFQLVRAERS; this is encoded by the coding sequence GTGCTTGATTATGATAGTCTGCTAGAGAAATTGACAGCCAGATTCGGACCGCGAGTGCAAATAATGGCGGATGCTAAAGACATGCTTACCATAACGGCGCAGCCAGAAGTGTTGTTAGACTTAATGAAGGAGCTTAAAGCGAAATTTCCCTTACTGGCTGACTTGACTGGAGCCGATTACCAGGGAGAGCTGGAAGTAATTTATCACCTGATGGCCATTCCTGGTGCCGATAAGCTTAGGGTTAAAGTGCGCATACCAGAGGCACGGGCGGAGCTGCCTTCGGTAGTTTCGGTGTGGCCAGCGGCCGAGGTGCAAGAACGAGAAGTGTACGATCTCCTAGGCATCAAGTTCATCGGCCACCCTCACCTGGTGCGGATCCTGTGCCCAGATGATTTCGTCGGCCACGCTTTGCGGAAGGATTTTCAGCTCGTGAGGGCTGAGCGCTCATAA
- the nuoH gene encoding NADH-quinone oxidoreductase subunit NuoH produces the protein MEGIFTAIASWIYGLLNFLGLPGWLVNLLMVAIYAVAIIAFVLLNVMFIIYMERKVAAYVQQRPGPNRVGPHGWLQLVADVLKLLSKEDIIPSNVDRWLYILASLLVFVPAFMVFAVIPFGKDMVAIDLDVGLFYFISVASLGTVIVLMAGWGSNNKYSLLGGMRAVSQMVSYEIPLVFSLLGVLMLAGSLKLSDIVAAQSRLWFIVLQPVAFITYFIAATAELNRGPFDLPEGEQEIIAGPTTEYSGMRFALFYFVEYCNLVAVSALAVTLFLGGGNGPWLPSWLWFFIKLYVMIFLFMWVKWTLPRIRVDHLMQLNWKFLLPITLANVLVTGVGIKVYQLLWH, from the coding sequence GTGGAAGGCATTTTTACGGCAATAGCGTCGTGGATTTATGGCCTGTTGAACTTCTTGGGCCTGCCCGGGTGGCTAGTTAATTTATTAATGGTTGCCATATACGCGGTGGCCATTATTGCCTTTGTGCTTCTAAATGTTATGTTCATCATCTATATGGAAAGAAAGGTTGCGGCCTATGTGCAGCAACGCCCAGGTCCGAACCGGGTTGGACCCCATGGGTGGCTGCAGCTGGTTGCTGATGTGTTGAAGCTGCTCAGCAAAGAGGATATCATTCCCAGCAATGTGGACCGCTGGTTGTATATTCTGGCCTCGCTGCTAGTTTTTGTGCCAGCTTTCATGGTTTTTGCGGTTATCCCGTTTGGGAAGGATATGGTAGCCATCGACCTCGATGTTGGCCTATTTTACTTCATATCGGTGGCTTCCCTGGGCACGGTTATTGTTTTGATGGCTGGCTGGGGATCCAACAACAAGTATTCCCTCTTAGGGGGCATGAGGGCCGTTTCCCAGATGGTAAGTTATGAAATACCGTTGGTCTTCTCATTGCTGGGCGTCCTTATGCTAGCCGGATCGTTGAAGTTGTCGGATATAGTGGCGGCCCAGAGCCGGCTGTGGTTTATTGTCCTTCAGCCGGTAGCCTTCATCACCTACTTTATTGCTGCTACTGCCGAGCTAAACCGGGGCCCCTTTGATCTTCCCGAGGGAGAGCAGGAGATTATAGCTGGGCCTACAACGGAGTACAGCGGGATGAGATTTGCTCTGTTCTACTTTGTCGAGTATTGCAACCTAGTGGCTGTTTCCGCCTTAGCCGTGACCCTGTTTCTTGGCGGGGGGAACGGGCCTTGGTTACCGTCGTGGCTATGGTTCTTCATTAAGCTCTATGTAATGATTTTCCTCTTCATGTGGGTAAAATGGACTCTTCCTCGCATCCGAGTAGACCACCTGATGCAGTTGAATTGGAAGTTCCTTTTGCCCATTACGCTAGCAAATGTGCTGGTTACTGGCGTTGGCATTAAGGTTTATCAGCTTCTTTGGCACTAA